The sequence below is a genomic window from Candidatus Limnocylindrales bacterium.
CTCATGGGAGTCACGCAGCCACGCATAAGCGATCTCGTCCGAGGCAAGATCGAACTCTTCAGCATCGACATGCTCGTGGAAATGCTTTCGCGCGCCGGAGTCCAAGTAGCTGTCCGGACATCAAAGCGAGCTGCATAACGAGTGATCAGCGTCAACTACTTCTTTCGGCCAGCGACAATTATAAGTTTCACCCGGCTCGGCTCCGGGGCGGTCGTTGGTCATCGTCTGACTCCTCCGTTTTCCGGCGCTTAGCGCCCTTGGTTCGGTAGCTATCCACGTCGAACTCCAGGATTGTCGAGTGGTGGACCAGGCGGTCGATCGCCGCGCTGGTGGCCATCTTGTTTTTGAAGATCCGGTCCCACTCGCTGAAGACCAGGTTGCTGGTAAGCGCGACCGAGCGCCGCTCGTAGCGCTCGGCCAGGAGTGTAAAGAGAACCTCCGCCTCCTCCTGGCTCTGCTGGACGTAGCCAATGTCGTCGAGGACGACGAGGTCGAAGTTGTCGAGCTTGCGAAGCTGTCGTGGCAGCTCGAGGTCGCGCTTGGCCGCCAGCAGGTCCTGCACGAGTTCGAAGGTCGGCACGAAAAGAACCGAGCGGCCGAGCTGGATCAGACGGTGGCCGAGTGCGGCCAGGGCGTGGCTCTTGCCGGTGCCCGGCAGACCGAAGGCGAGCACGTTGGTGCCGTCATCGAGGAAGGCGCCGGCAGTAAGCGTCTCCAGCTTGTGACGCAGTGTCGCCGGCAGCCGTGTCAGGTCGAACGTCTCGAAGGTCTTGCCCGGTGGGAGCCGCGAAGCACGCCGCAAGCGCTCGACGCGTCGCTGGTGGCGCGCCTCGGCCTCTGCCTCGAAGACCTCGGCCAGCACGGGCAAGGCCGCTGCCAGATCCTGCTCGATGAGCCGGGGAACGACCTGCTCTGCGGCGGTGGTCAGGTTGAACTGGCGCATCAGTGAGCACAGACGCTCGCCGTGGCCGACACTGGTGATCAATATTGGCGAGCTCACGCGCAGGCTCCCATCAGCAGCTCGTCGTAGACGCCGAGGTTGGGCTGGCCGATGCGAACGACGGGTACGGCGGCAGGCTCGGGCTCGAGCAGTGCTTTGACCTCGGCGTAGCCGAAGACGGCCTCCGCGCTCAGCAGCGTCTCCAGTGCCCGCCCCACCAAGCACTCCATAGCGCGAGCGGCCAGGTCCAGAATGCGCACGTACTCGACGTCGGCGCGCTCGCCGTGGAGCTGGCAAAGGCGGTCGTAGGCGCGCCGAAAGACCAAGGTTGGAAAGAGAGACTCGCGGTAGCGGTAGCGAGCGAATGCGCCCGGCTTGCGCACCAGCGAGGCGATGATGTGGCGATAGTCGATACGATGGTCGGACTTGCCGCGAAGGCGCGGCATCGTCTCGGTCAGCTTGCCTCCGTAGTAGACATCGACGTGTTCGGGGTGCTGGTGGACCAGGACCTGGTGTCCGATCAGCCGTGAGGGAACCGAATACGTGCGCGAGCCGATGCAGATCGTGCTCCACCGGCGAACCTTTGGCTCGAAGACGGTGTACTCCGGTACCGGCGCCGGCGGCAGCGCCCGCAGATGCTCGCGCTCTATGGCAAAGGCCTCCTGCCATTTCTGGCTCCGCTCGGTGACCTCGTCGGCGAATTGCTGGTAGGAGGCGACGTCGACGAAGTCGCGGCTGCCGCGCAAGATCAGCGCCTGCGCGATGGCAGACTTGACCCGATAGTTTCGCTGCTCGGCAACACCATTCTCGTGCGCCCGTCCTGCCGTGATCAGCGTGGCGCGCATGACGTAGTGGTCCAGGACGCCGGCGAACCGCTTGTTTAGTGCCCGGCCTCCGGTCTTGCGCAGCTCGTGAGTGGCCGCCGACATGTTGTCCATGCGCACGAAGCTCGGCGAGCCGCCAAAGGCATGCAGCCCGCGCTGGAGGCCGTGGACCAAAGCCTCGTAGCTCTCGCTGTAGGCCACCGTCACCGACCCTCGCCCGCTGAAGCTGAGGGTCAGCGTGAACAGCAGGTGGTCGAACTGCTCGCCGGCGATGGTGACCTCCAGGTCATTGCAGTGCGTGAAGTCGCAGGCGGCCTCCCGGCCAGGCTCGTGGACCTGCTGGAAGAACACCTCCCGCTGCGGACCGTGCAGGGCACGCCAATCGCGGATCCGGCGCTGCAGCGTGCGGACCTGACCGGCTGCGACCTGGCTGCCGTGTCGCCGTGCCAACTCGTCGATGATGGTCGTCGCCTGCAGCACGTTTTTGGTGTCGCTGATCAGCAACGGCAGGATCTCCGAGTCCCAGAGCTCGGCGAACGGGTCGATCCGGGTGCGCCAGTGGCGCGGGCTCTTGCTATGCGACGGCATTGGGCCACTTCGCCACCGCCTGGCGGTCGGCAAGCTGATTCCGGCTGCCGCAGCCGCCGCTTCCTCGCTTTGCCCCTGCTTTCGCCGTCGTCTCAGGAGCTTTACCTGCGCATCGGTCACCATGCCCGAAGCCATGGCCTAAGTGCCCGGACTTACAACGCTCGGGACTGCAGGAACTGAAAGAAGTAATTGTCGTCGGGTGAAAGGAGTAATTGTCGCCGATCAAACGAGTACCTGAGCGGCGGGCGCGAGGCGTGGGCCATCATCGCCGTCGTCCGTGCCCGTCCGCTCCTGGTGTTGTTAGCCGAGCGACGCGGCTCTTGCACGCCAGACTCGCGGCTCGGCGAACACTGTGGCGTCCCCGGACTCGCCGGCCCTCAGCGTTCCAACGAAGCCGACTGGTCGGATACGGGCCGCAGTCAATTGGATGATCCGGACCCGGCCGCCACGTGCTGCTACCGGTACACCTCAACGACGGCTGCGACGCCGCTTTGCGGCGAGGCGTCACGGAATCGGGCTGCACGAATGGAAAGCCGCGCCCGCGCCACCTGTTGGCGGCTTCGCGGGTCGAGATCGCTCGATATCTGCGATGCGCTCCAGGTACGGGTGAACGACCCGATTACGGGCGGCCGTCTTGAAAACGTGACGCCCGCCACCGACGACGGAGATTGCACAACGCGCGCGACGTCGCCTGGTCGATCCAGGCCGCCCGATCGAAGCACGGCGCCGTCTTGCGTGCTGGTGCGAGTACGGATGTGCGTCATCGAACCGCACCGGCCGGCGGAGGCGAAGCCAACTTAAAATCTGCGAAATCAACGACGGCTAACGGATGCATGAGCGGCCGGCGCGAGACGATCCGACTTCATCGCACCGGCTCATGCCGGGCTGCTCCATGCAGTGTTGGGCCAAGACGGTGTCTCAAGACCGTTGAAGCGGCAGCATTTCTCGTAGTACTCCTGTAGCGCGGCACCTTCCGTAGGGTCGGCGCCTGCGATCTCGGCAATGAGCGCCTCCCACGGAACGCAATCAATCCGCATCCGCGTAACCTCTGGCTCGACGTAAACCCGGCACCAATCGTGGTCCGCACCGTCGCCCCGTGCCTTGATCGCTTCAGAGATCGCGGCCGGGGTCATCATACGACGAAGTGCGTCGTCAATGCGCTGCTCCGGTAGGAGGACAAGAAACCCCAGATCCTTGATCGCACCTGGTGCGTGATCGCCGGAGGCCAGCATGTGAAGCATGCACGCAATGTTCCGCGCGGCTTGATTGAAAGTGGGGGCGTACTTCGTGCCAGCAGAGAGAGAGCTGCCGAGCTTGGCCTCGAGAACGAAGAACTGGCCGCATGCCTTTACCAGTTTCGCGTCGCCTCGCGATTCCGCGGCTGCAAAATGACCGACAACCGCATCTGCATGGGTCCAGCCCTCGCGTTGTCGGCTCTTGAAGAACCGGCTTGGCAATAGCACTTCCGATCGCCAGCGTGCGTCGGGCTGAAAAGGAATGAGGTGGTTCTCACTCGGATGCCGCGCGTACCAATCGACGACCAGCCGGAGCAGCCAACCTTCGTTGTAAAGAGCGGTTGGCGGCAGAATCGCCTCATCCGTGCCGCAGCGCGCCAACATAGTCGAAATTCGCTCTATCGGCTTCACACGGTCAACCATTCTGCCCAACGATGGCATGAGCAGCCGGCGCGAAACGACTCATACTCAGTAAATACGTCCATGCCGGCCTGCTCCATGCACGGTTAGGCGTATCTTCACAATTGATCGTCCAGAACGAGCAATGCCAATAGAGACTGACTCGCGTAGCAATGTCTTCTGTATCCCGACCATTCGCCGGAGATCATGACGGCGAAGACTTCCCATCGGATGGCCTCGCGATCAGACTTACC
It includes:
- the istA gene encoding IS21 family transposase, with protein sequence MASGMVTDAQVKLLRRRRKQGQSEEAAAAAAGISLPTARRWRSGPMPSHSKSPRHWRTRIDPFAELWDSEILPLLISDTKNVLQATTIIDELARRHGSQVAAGQVRTLQRRIRDWRALHGPQREVFFQQVHEPGREAACDFTHCNDLEVTIAGEQFDHLLFTLTLSFSGRGSVTVAYSESYEALVHGLQRGLHAFGGSPSFVRMDNMSAATHELRKTGGRALNKRFAGVLDHYVMRATLITAGRAHENGVAEQRNYRVKSAIAQALILRGSRDFVDVASYQQFADEVTERSQKWQEAFAIEREHLRALPPAPVPEYTVFEPKVRRWSTICIGSRTYSVPSRLIGHQVLVHQHPEHVDVYYGGKLTETMPRLRGKSDHRIDYRHIIASLVRKPGAFARYRYRESLFPTLVFRRAYDRLCQLHGERADVEYVRILDLAARAMECLVGRALETLLSAEAVFGYAEVKALLEPEPAAVPVVRIGQPNLGVYDELLMGACA
- the istB gene encoding IS21-like element helper ATPase IstB, translated to MSSPILITSVGHGERLCSLMRQFNLTTAAEQVVPRLIEQDLAAALPVLAEVFEAEAEARHQRRVERLRRASRLPPGKTFETFDLTRLPATLRHKLETLTAGAFLDDGTNVLAFGLPGTGKSHALAALGHRLIQLGRSVLFVPTFELVQDLLAAKRDLELPRQLRKLDNFDLVVLDDIGYVQQSQEEAEVLFTLLAERYERRSVALTSNLVFSEWDRIFKNKMATSAAIDRLVHHSTILEFDVDSYRTKGAKRRKTEESDDDQRPPRSRAG